A single window of Sphingobium sp. SCG-1 DNA harbors:
- the holA gene encoding DNA polymerase III subunit delta codes for MKANKGQIERALDAPPADIRLFFLYGPDESGSIALSKRLERAMGANAQRIDLDGATLKNDPARLSDEAASISMFGDKQWIRVTPLGDEALPAIEALLQAEHAGNPVVAIAGALKGTSKLVKLALDHKATMACISYTPEGRDADQIAIGIARELGLRLPPDLARRITELTGGDRALMAGEVDKLALFLDAAPEHPVEATAEALNALSAESFEEDVGPLVNAVLGGDLKAMHSELAGLRVMGTNMGTILRPLQNRAMLLANIRAEFDVSGRLDAAIESAGKAVFWKDKATVTRQVKLWDANGIARVISRLGAAERASRSSRNAGDIMVTHELLTIARQAARERAA; via the coding sequence GATCGAGCGAGCGCTTGATGCGCCGCCCGCCGATATCCGCCTGTTCTTCCTCTACGGTCCCGATGAATCCGGCAGCATCGCCCTGTCCAAGCGGCTCGAACGCGCGATGGGCGCCAACGCGCAACGCATCGACCTTGATGGCGCTACACTGAAAAATGATCCCGCGCGCTTGTCCGACGAAGCCGCCTCGATATCTATGTTCGGGGACAAACAATGGATTCGCGTCACGCCATTGGGCGATGAAGCGCTGCCCGCCATAGAAGCACTGTTGCAGGCCGAACATGCGGGCAATCCGGTAGTCGCGATTGCAGGCGCGCTGAAAGGCACGTCGAAACTTGTAAAGCTGGCGCTTGATCACAAGGCTACCATGGCGTGCATCAGCTACACGCCCGAAGGCCGCGATGCCGATCAGATTGCTATCGGCATTGCCCGCGAGCTGGGCCTGCGTCTGCCGCCTGACCTCGCGCGGCGCATCACCGAACTAACCGGCGGCGATCGTGCGCTGATGGCCGGCGAGGTGGACAAGCTGGCGCTGTTCCTCGACGCAGCGCCCGAGCATCCGGTGGAGGCGACAGCCGAAGCGCTGAATGCTCTCTCCGCCGAATCGTTCGAGGAAGATGTTGGTCCGCTGGTAAACGCGGTGCTGGGCGGCGACCTCAAGGCCATGCACAGCGAATTGGCGGGCCTGCGCGTCATGGGCACCAACATGGGCACGATCCTGCGCCCATTGCAGAACCGCGCGATGCTGCTCGCCAACATTCGCGCCGAATTCGACGTATCGGGCCGACTCGACGCCGCCATTGAGAGTGCGGGCAAAGCCGTGTTCTGGAAGGACAAGGCGACTGTGACGCGCCAGGTGAAGTTATGGGATGCGAACGGCATCGCCCGTGTCATCAGCCGTTTGGGTGCCGCAGAACGCGCCAGCCGCTCCAGCCGGAACGCAGGCGACATCATGGTGACGCATGAGTTGCTCACCATAGCGCGGCAGGCGGCGCGAGAACGTGCCGCCTGA